A stretch of the Balneola vulgaris DSM 17893 genome encodes the following:
- a CDS encoding RagB/SusD family nutrient uptake outer membrane protein encodes MKVFKLKSVLGLLAAGMLMSCADLSVENLNNPDTQRALSSSTDLTNVASGLFRSYYVDTYDTASPAHLMATSADAATCSWGNYGMRDISSEPRGSWDNASNYTYNYVTNNFFNDMYSNLSSASDILAAINNGAVDFGNDVPMMRAWAKFNQGLSLMNLALTFDQAYVITENTDPETLINPTLVPYTEVADSAVALFNQAISIADANTFSIPEGWLNGVTADNVLLSKLANTYAARTMSYLPRTAAEKSSVDWAAVRDHALAGVDADFSVLMDDITWLNDYKWVIAYPGWGRIDMRVINMMDDSYPAYNANGDDYPAPDSARVVDNADVDDRLLTDFAHLSSNNFRPERGLYHFSSFRLNRYQDYITTWDTYLPEILKAENDMLLAEAYIELNNLPGALAILNDSNNSRMDRGGLPAVATEAEARDAIHHERMVELINTSYGVEFFEMRKNDLLQAGTLLQLPLPAKVLELLGYEKPYYTFGGSNPSSSAGGWR; translated from the coding sequence ATGAAAGTATTTAAATTAAAATCTGTTTTAGGTTTGCTTGCAGCGGGTATGCTGATGAGCTGTGCAGACCTTTCAGTAGAGAATTTAAACAACCCAGATACCCAAAGGGCTTTATCTTCTTCTACCGACTTAACCAACGTTGCTTCTGGTTTATTCCGAAGCTACTACGTTGATACCTACGATACTGCTTCTCCAGCTCACTTGATGGCTACATCTGCGGATGCGGCTACATGTTCTTGGGGTAACTACGGTATGCGTGATATCTCAAGTGAGCCTCGTGGTTCTTGGGATAATGCATCTAACTATACGTACAACTACGTTACTAATAATTTCTTCAATGACATGTACTCAAACTTGTCGTCTGCTTCTGATATCCTAGCGGCTATCAATAATGGAGCTGTAGATTTTGGTAACGACGTTCCAATGATGAGAGCATGGGCAAAATTCAATCAAGGTCTTTCTTTGATGAACCTAGCTCTTACTTTTGATCAAGCGTATGTAATTACTGAAAACACCGATCCTGAAACACTAATCAACCCTACTCTTGTACCATATACAGAAGTAGCTGATTCTGCTGTTGCTTTATTCAATCAAGCAATCTCGATTGCAGATGCCAACACATTCAGCATCCCTGAAGGTTGGTTAAATGGTGTTACTGCTGATAACGTATTGCTATCAAAACTAGCTAATACTTATGCTGCACGTACTATGTCGTACCTTCCAAGAACAGCTGCAGAAAAATCTTCTGTTGACTGGGCTGCTGTTAGAGATCATGCCTTAGCGGGTGTTGATGCTGACTTTAGCGTATTGATGGATGACATTACTTGGTTAAATGATTACAAATGGGTAATCGCGTATCCAGGTTGGGGTCGTATCGACATGCGTGTGATTAACATGATGGATGATTCTTATCCTGCATACAATGCAAATGGTGATGACTATCCAGCACCAGATTCAGCTCGTGTAGTTGACAATGCTGATGTAGATGATAGACTTCTAACCGATTTCGCTCATCTTTCGTCAAACAACTTCCGTCCTGAGCGTGGTCTTTACCACTTCTCAAGTTTCAGACTAAACCGTTACCAAGATTACATCACTACTTGGGATACGTACTTACCTGAAATTCTAAAAGCTGAAAACGACATGTTATTAGCTGAAGCGTACATTGAGTTAAACAACCTTCCAGGTGCTCTAGCAATCTTGAATGACTCAAACAATTCAAGAATGGACCGCGGTGGTCTTCCTGCAGTTGCAACTGAAGCTGAAGCTCGTGATGCTATACACCATGAGAGAATGGTTGAGTTAATTAATACTAGTTATGGAGTAGAGTTCTTTGAAATGAGAAAGAACGACTTACTACAAGCTGGTACGTTATTACAACTACCTCTTCCTGCAAAAGTGTTAGAACTTTTAGGATATGAAAAACCATACTACACATTTGGTGGATCTAATCCTTCTTCATCTGCGGGTGGTTGGAGATAA